The Echinicola rosea genome has a segment encoding these proteins:
- the pth gene encoding aminoacyl-tRNA hydrolase, protein MKYLIIGLGNIGPEYELTRHNIGFLTLDRFADQENAPWKSNRLAFTSTVKYKGRTLHLIKPTTYMNLSGKAMNYWMKELKVPKENTLVIVDDVALPFGKLRLRAKGSSAGHNGLKNIEAMTGGQNYPRLRFGIGDDFPKGKQIDYVLGNWSQQEIDELPLFMDKSIEIIKGFCTIGINMTMSQFND, encoded by the coding sequence ATGAAGTACCTTATCATTGGACTTGGGAACATCGGCCCAGAATATGAACTCACCCGGCATAACATTGGATTTTTGACATTGGACAGGTTTGCAGATCAAGAAAATGCACCTTGGAAAAGCAACCGCCTTGCCTTTACCTCAACGGTCAAATACAAAGGACGGACGCTCCACCTCATCAAACCGACTACTTATATGAACCTTAGTGGCAAAGCGATGAACTACTGGATGAAAGAGCTTAAGGTCCCCAAAGAAAACACGCTGGTGATCGTCGATGATGTCGCCCTGCCCTTTGGCAAGCTCCGACTAAGGGCCAAAGGATCCTCAGCAGGCCATAATGGACTAAAAAACATCGAAGCCATGACAGGTGGTCAAAATTATCCCAGGCTACGTTTTGGTATCGGCGATGATTTCCCAAAAGGAAAGCAAATAGACTATGTCCTGGGCAATTGGAGCCAACAGGAAATTGACGAGCTGCCCCTGTTTATGGACAAATCGATAGAAATCATCAAAGGGTTTTGCACCATTGGGATCAATATGACCATGAGCCAGTTTAATGATTAG
- a CDS encoding thiamine-binding protein, producing MKSINLGLQIVPKSTVLDTYSLVDKAIEVIQSSGVKYEVTPFETVMEGPEDLLMEICRKAQQAVLDAGAEEILVYYRMQIRKSGDVTMGEKTDKHRQ from the coding sequence ATGAAAAGCATCAATTTAGGCCTCCAAATCGTCCCAAAAAGTACTGTATTGGACACCTATAGCCTAGTGGACAAAGCCATTGAAGTCATTCAGTCCTCAGGTGTAAAATATGAAGTCACTCCGTTTGAGACAGTAATGGAAGGACCGGAAGACCTTCTGATGGAAATATGCCGAAAAGCTCAGCAAGCGGTCTTGGATGCCGGAGCTGAAGAAATACTAGTGTACTACCGAATGCAAATCCGAAAATCCGGTGATGTCACCATGGGCGAAAAAACCGATAAACATCGCCAGTAA
- a CDS encoding 50S ribosomal protein L25/general stress protein Ctc, which translates to MKSLEIIGFKRANLDSPSISEIREEGNVPCVVYGPGIKEQIHFYAPAILFRPLLFTPEVHMVELNIEGTKIKTILRETQFHPVSDVLLHADFLAYSDKKPITMDIPVDIKGSAPGILKGGKLEMKTRSLTVKGLAKDLPDSIPVYISNLELGKSVKVHEVKAEGYEIMTNPSVSIATIGIPRALRGKKNAEEEEEA; encoded by the coding sequence ATGAAATCGTTAGAGATTATAGGGTTTAAAAGAGCAAATCTCGACAGTCCTTCCATTTCGGAAATCCGAGAAGAAGGAAATGTACCTTGCGTGGTTTACGGACCAGGGATCAAAGAACAAATTCACTTCTATGCTCCAGCTATCCTGTTCAGACCACTGCTTTTCACTCCTGAAGTGCACATGGTAGAATTGAACATTGAAGGCACCAAAATCAAAACCATCCTTCGTGAGACGCAATTCCACCCTGTAAGTGACGTACTTCTTCATGCTGACTTCTTGGCTTACAGTGACAAGAAGCCTATCACAATGGACATTCCTGTGGACATCAAAGGCTCTGCTCCTGGTATCCTAAAAGGTGGTAAACTGGAAATGAAAACCAGATCACTTACCGTTAAAGGCCTTGCCAAAGACCTTCCTGACAGCATCCCTGTTTACATTTCTAACCTTGAACTAGGAAAGTCTGTAAAAGTTCACGAAGTAAAAGCAGAAGGTTATGAAATCATGACCAACCCTAGTGTATCTATCGCTACCATTGGTATTCCAAGAGCACTTAGAGGTAAGAAAAATGCTGAAGAAGAGGAAGAAGCATAA